A genomic region of Spea bombifrons isolate aSpeBom1 chromosome 9, aSpeBom1.2.pri, whole genome shotgun sequence contains the following coding sequences:
- the DLL4 gene encoding delta-like protein 4, producing the protein MVSNHKKEMKMEPNCIFGLVFLLVIVQQVSSSGVFQLELHEFKNVNGVLANGGSCLPNCRTLFKICLKHYQTVLSPGPCTFASVITPVLESDSFPNKIRLPFNFAWPKTFSLIIEAFHSPAVQSASQEELLINRFEIQNSLNVGEEGPKVVLFGRQQVKLEYSYKVVCSEHYYGESCSRLCKPRDDHFGHYICEPDGSVSCLKGWRGEYCTEPICLEGCSEQNGYCKSPGECNCHSGWQGRFCNECIPHNGCRHGTCQIQWQCICDEGWGGLFCDQDLNYCTHHKPCKNGATCMNTGQGSYTCSCRAGFTGVNCEEKINECDSNPCRNGGSCTDVESGYVCECPQGYYGTHCENTVLNCADSPCFNGGTCRERELGASYSCHCPLGFTGNNCEKKVDRCTHNPCLNGGQCLINGYTRLCHCAYGFTGPTCSININDCASHPCSNGGTCYDLLGDFFCKCPPAFTGKTCDKLIPECTPNTCKNGGTCHMGPYDSFPLCICLDNYSGRFCESSGSTTTKKVWEFPWVAVFMGAGLVGLLVLMCMILMVVKHFRQQPVQHSKAMNNLSDFQKDNLIPPKQLKNINKKKDLEVDCGLQKSNYKMKNHSLDCNLTNGHIRGVSSVIGKGDKFHLSEKSFEEEKFPLSFHSEKPECRISTICSPRDSMYQSIYMIAEERNECVIATEV; encoded by the exons atgGTTTCCAATCACAAGAAAGAGATGAAGATGGAGCCCAATTGCATCTTTGGGCTGGTGTTTCTCTTAGTGATTGTACAGCAG GTTTCTAGCTCTGGTGTCTTCCAGCTGGAGCTTCATGAATTTAAGAATGTCAATGGGGTGCTGGCAAATGGGGGGTCGTGTTTGCCCAACTGCAGGACCCTCTTCAAGATTTGCTTAAAACATTACCAGACGGTGTTATCTCCAGGACCCTGTACCTTCGCCAGTGTGATCACCCCAGTTCTTGAATCCGACTCCTTTCCCAACAAAATCAGACTGCCCTTTAACTTCGCATGGCCG AAAACCTTTTCACTGATTATTGAAGCTTTTCACTCTCcag cGGTCCAAAGTGCCTCTCAAGAAGAACTACTGATTAATCGATTTGAAATCCAGAATTCACTGAATGTGGGCGAAGAAGGGCCCAAAGTTGTCCTGTTCGGAAGGCAGCAGGTTAAACTTGAATATTCTTACAAAGTTGTCTGCAGTGAACACTACTATGGAGAAAGCTGCTCTAGACTCTGCAAGCCCCGTGATGATCACTTTGGGCACTACATTTGTGAACCTGATGGAAGTGTGTCTTGTCTGAAAGGATGGAGAGGAGAATATTGCACAGAAC CGATATGTCTGGAAGGATGTAGTGAGCAAAATGGATATTGCAAGAGTCCTGGAGAATGCAA TTGTCATTCAGGCTGGCAAGGACGTTTCTGCAATGAATGTATTCCTCATAATGGATGTCGACACGGGACTTGTCAAATCCAGTGGCAGTGCATCTGTGATGAGGGTTGGGGTGGCCTCTTCTGTGATCAAG ATTTAAACTACTGCACCCACCATAAGCCATGCAAAAATGGAGCCACGTGTATGAATACTGGACAGGGCAGCTACACATGTTCTTGCCGGGCAGGTTTTACTGGCGTCAACTGCGAGGAAAAGATTAATGAATGTGACAGTAATCCTTGCAGGAATGGGGGCAGTTGTACG gatgTTGAAAGTGGCTATGTATGCGAGTGTCCTCAGGGGTATTATGGAACCCACTGTGAAAACACTGTGTTAAATTGTGCCGATTCCCCTTGTTTTAATGGTGGTACCTGTCGAGAGAGAGAACTGGGCGCCAGCTACTCGTGTCACTGCCCATTGGGATTCACTGGAAATAACTGTGAGAAAAAAGTTGATAGATGCACCCACAATCCCTGCCTAAATG GTGGACAATGTCTTATTAATGGTTATACTCGACTGTGCCACTGCGCTTATGGATTTACAGGACCAACTTGTTCAATTAACATAAATGACTGTGCTAGTCATCCATGTTCAAACGGAGGAACCTGCTATGATCTGCTTGGTGATTTCTTCTGCAAGTGCCctccagcatttactggcaaGACCTGTGATAAATTAATCCCTGAGTGCACTCCCAATACCTGCAAGAATGGTGGAACCTGCCATATGGGGCCCTACGACAGTTTCCCTTTATGTATATGCCTTGACAACTACAGTGGAAGATTTTGTGAATCCTCTGGATCCACGACTACAAAAAAAGTTTGGGAGTTTCCTTGGGTTGCTGTGTTTATGGGTGCTGGTTTGGTTGGACTCCTGGTCTTAATGTGTATGATCTTAATGGTTGTCAAGCACTTTCGTCAGCAACCAGTGCAGCACAGTAAAGCAATGAATAATTTATCTGATTTTCAAAAAGACAATCTAattccaccaaaacagcttaAGAACATAAACAAGAAGAAAGATCTAGAAGTAGACTGTGGTCTACAGAAATCAAACTACAAAATGAAGAACCACTCACTAGACTGTAACCTTACTAATGGTCATATAAGAGGTGTCAGTAGCGTCATTGGAAAAGGTGACAAATTCCATTTAAGTGAAAAGTCTTTTGAAGAAGAGAAGTTTCCACTGAGTTTCCACAG TGAAAAGCCAGAGTGTAGAATATCAACGATATGTTCTCCAAGAGATTCAATGTACCAATCAATTTATATGATAGCAGAAGAACGGAATGAATGTGTGATAGCTACAGAG GTGTGA